In the Thermodesulfobacteriota bacterium genome, one interval contains:
- a CDS encoding ATP-binding protein has product CGIPQENLERIFDPFFTTKEVGQGTGLGLAVAKGVTERHGGTIRVKSEVGKGSIFTVELPIREQNE; this is encoded by the coding sequence GTGTGGTATTCCGCAGGAAAACCTCGAAAGAATATTCGATCCCTTCTTTACAACCAAAGAAGTCGGACAAGGAACGGGTTTGGGACTCGCAGTGGCCAAGGGAGTTACGGAAAGACACGGAGGTACTATCCGAGTGAAAAGTGAAGTTGGTAAAGGAAGTATCTTCACAGTTGAATTACCAATCAGAGAACAGAATGAGTAA
- a CDS encoding response regulator produces MSKKILVVDDDKVVLLSCKRILSSEGFLCELAESADEALRLIDKGFDLFIVDIKMPYKDGTYLIAELKRRRPNTPIIAMSGYNTNETAEESLKAGASRFIGKPFTPEELLSEIQKVLRRGENEKEGSGDR; encoded by the coding sequence ATGAGTAAGAAGATTCTCGTCGTCGATGATGACAAAGTCGTTCTTTTAAGTTGCAAAAGGATCCTTTCCTCCGAAGGGTTTCTCTGTGAGCTTGCAGAATCGGCGGATGAAGCCCTTCGCTTAATCGACAAGGGTTTTGACCTCTTCATAGTGGATATTAAGATGCCGTACAAAGATGGGACTTATCTTATTGCTGAACTAAAAAGAAGGAGACCGAATACCCCAATAATAGCGATGAGCGGTTATAACACCAACGAGACCGCAGAGGAGAGTCTTAAGGCGGGAGCCTCCAGGTTCATAGGCAAGCCTTTTACGCCTGAAGAACTCCTCTCGGAAATACAAAAAGTATTAAGGAGGGGAGAAAATGAAAAGGAAGGCTCTGGTGATCGATGA
- a CDS encoding response regulator, protein MKRKALVIDDEQIVLKSVSKILKEKNFEVDTAQSGREGIELALTKDYDIVLTDIRMPDIGGMRVLRDIKRAKPSMPVIMITGYATVKSAVQAMKLGAQDYLEKPFTPDELMQAIYSALDIASTIPPEEHSFMNRDEVIKVLERAGDDPNFAAQLLYHGVEALEGYKLTQAEKLAILTGDMEWIEKHLGKLTEKQRRWFEHKQSAEIW, encoded by the coding sequence ATGAAAAGGAAGGCTCTGGTGATCGATGACGAACAGATAGTTCTCAAAAGCGTATCCAAAATTTTGAAGGAAAAGAATTTTGAGGTTGACACCGCCCAGAGCGGAAGGGAAGGTATCGAGCTCGCTTTGACAAAAGATTACGATATCGTTCTTACCGACATAAGGATGCCGGACATAGGCGGAATGAGGGTATTAAGAGACATAAAAAGGGCAAAGCCGTCCATGCCGGTCATAATGATCACAGGCTATGCTACTGTCAAATCGGCGGTCCAGGCAATGAAACTCGGTGCCCAGGACTACCTTGAAAAACCGTTTACACCTGATGAACTTATGCAGGCTATCTACAGTGCTCTCGATATTGCTTCCACCATACCTCCAGAGGAACACTCCTTCATGAATAGGGACGAAGTCATAAAAGTTCTTGAAAGGGCTGGCGACGACCCGAACTTCGCAGCCCAACTTCTGTACCACGGTGTTGAAGCACTTGAAGGATACAAGCTTACCCAGGCCGAAAAGTTGGCAATCCTTACGGGAGATATGGAATGGATAGAAAAACATCTCGGAAAACTCACAGAAAAACAGAGAAGGTGGTTCGAGCACAAACAGAGTGCAGAAATCTGGTAA